A genomic window from Shewanella vesiculosa includes:
- a CDS encoding DUF3192 domain-containing protein: MNSKVSYIIGGIFTAYLLFVAVVIFVYEPQPEDRAWDDRQAFNLQKMSDIHFGQSLDEIRTLLGSADFVEAKTGVDGQYQVMYYRTHHVKSDGETTKEECTPLLFRDNLLVAWGQDTQQQYFDLPIAGKAPQ, from the coding sequence ATGAACTCAAAAGTAAGCTATATCATAGGTGGCATTTTCACAGCCTATTTGTTGTTTGTCGCTGTCGTCATTTTTGTTTATGAACCTCAACCAGAAGACCGAGCTTGGGACGATCGCCAAGCATTTAATTTACAAAAAATGAGTGACATTCACTTTGGCCAAAGTCTTGATGAGATCCGAACCTTACTAGGCAGCGCAGATTTTGTCGAAGCTAAAACGGGTGTTGATGGTCAATATCAAGTGATGTATTACCGCACCCATCATGTAAAGTCAGATGGCGAAACCACTAAAGAAGAATGTACACCATTGTTGTTCAGAGATAATCTTTTAGTGGCATGGGGACAAGATACTCAGCAACAATATTTTGATCTGCCTATCGCAGGTAAAGCACCGCAATAA
- the xni gene encoding flap endonuclease Xni yields the protein MNKLLIIDGLNLVRRIHAVLPDENDIASVQERVLAASKKMLLQHQPTHCIVVWDGNEPSWRKTLYNDYKKGRKPMPTALSDGLVNIKATLAEQDINSFDAPSEADDVIATLAMKMISNSGEVIIVSTDKGFSQLPSKNLTLWDHFNQQFFDVTEYGKKLGIEQYQMLDFIALAGDSGNKIPGIMGIGPKSAADLLNKFRTLANLYRSLDNLGAKQALKLAEGKEIARISYKLAQLQCNIPLNINLKQFRTKPISN from the coding sequence ATGAATAAATTACTCATTATCGATGGACTTAATCTGGTGCGCCGTATTCATGCGGTGTTGCCAGATGAAAACGATATAGCCAGCGTACAAGAACGTGTGCTGGCCGCATCTAAAAAAATGTTGCTACAGCATCAACCCACGCATTGTATTGTTGTCTGGGACGGCAATGAGCCCTCTTGGCGCAAAACACTGTATAACGATTATAAAAAAGGTCGCAAACCAATGCCAACAGCATTAAGTGATGGCCTAGTAAATATCAAAGCGACTTTAGCCGAGCAAGACATTAACTCTTTCGATGCGCCATCAGAAGCTGACGATGTCATCGCGACTCTCGCGATGAAGATGATCAGTAACAGTGGCGAGGTTATCATAGTGTCAACCGACAAAGGCTTTAGTCAATTACCTAGCAAAAATCTCACCTTATGGGATCACTTTAATCAACAGTTTTTTGATGTTACAGAATACGGGAAAAAACTCGGAATAGAGCAATATCAAATGCTCGACTTTATTGCATTGGCGGGAGACAGTGGTAATAAAATTCCCGGCATTATGGGGATAGGTCCAAAATCAGCAGCCGACTTGCTCAACAAGTTCAGAACCTTAGCTAATTTATATCGTTCGCTAGACAACCTTGGCGCTAAACAAGCACTTAAGTTAGCGGAAGGAAAAGAAATCGCCCGCATTAGCTACAAATTAGCGCAGTTACAATGCAATATCCCGTTGAATATTAATTTGAAACAATTTAGAACTAAACCAATATCAAACTAG